In Pseudomonas sp. MM213, a genomic segment contains:
- a CDS encoding ABC transporter substrate-binding protein → MRHTLVLSALLGTGLLAATSISQAANNSLVFCSEGSPAGFDTAQYTTATDNDAAEPLYNRLAEFEKGATNVVPGLAKSWDISEDGLKYTFHLREGVKFHTTKYFTPSRDFNADDVLFTFNRMLDPQQPFRKAYPTEFPYFNGMSLNKNIAKVEKTGPLTVVMTLNSVDAAFIQNIAMSFAAILSAEYADKLLAEGKPSDINQKPIGTGPFVFKSYQKDSNIRYSGNKQYWDPSRVKLDNLIFAINTDASVRVQKLKANECQITLHPRPADVEALKNDANLKLIEKPGFNLGYIAYNVRHKPFDQLEVRQALDMAVNKQSILNAVYQGAGQLAQNAMPPTQWSYDETIKDAAYNPEKAKELLKAAGVKEGTEITLWAMPVQRPYNPNAKLMAEMLQADWAKIGLKVKIVSYEWGEYIKRTKNGEHDVSLIGWTGDNGDPDNWLGTLYSCDAIGGNNYSQWCDPAYDKLIKQAKVVTDRDQRTVLYKQAQQLLKQQVPITPVAHSTVNQPLSAKVEGFKVSPFGRNVFSGVSIDK, encoded by the coding sequence ATGCGCCATACCTTGGTTTTATCCGCATTGCTGGGCACCGGCCTGCTGGCCGCCACTTCCATCAGCCAGGCCGCCAACAACAGCCTGGTGTTCTGCTCCGAAGGCAGCCCGGCTGGCTTCGACACCGCGCAGTACACGACCGCGACCGATAACGACGCCGCCGAGCCGTTGTACAACCGATTGGCAGAATTCGAAAAAGGCGCCACCAACGTCGTACCAGGCCTGGCAAAGAGCTGGGATATTTCCGAAGACGGCCTCAAGTACACCTTTCACCTGCGCGAAGGGGTGAAATTTCATACGACCAAGTACTTCACGCCGAGCCGTGATTTCAACGCCGATGACGTGCTGTTCACGTTTAATCGCATGCTCGATCCGCAGCAACCTTTCCGTAAGGCTTATCCAACCGAGTTCCCGTATTTCAACGGGATGAGCCTGAACAAGAACATCGCCAAGGTCGAAAAGACCGGGCCGCTGACCGTGGTCATGACGCTCAACAGCGTGGACGCCGCGTTCATCCAGAACATCGCCATGAGCTTTGCTGCCATCCTGTCCGCCGAATACGCCGACAAGCTGCTGGCCGAAGGCAAGCCGAGCGACATCAACCAGAAGCCGATCGGCACCGGGCCGTTCGTGTTCAAGAGCTACCAGAAAGACTCCAACATCCGTTACAGCGGCAACAAGCAGTACTGGGACCCGAGCCGGGTCAAGCTCGACAACCTGATTTTCGCCATCAACACCGACGCCTCGGTGCGGGTGCAGAAACTCAAGGCCAACGAGTGCCAGATCACCCTGCACCCTCGTCCTGCCGATGTCGAAGCGCTGAAGAACGACGCGAATCTCAAGCTCATCGAAAAGCCTGGCTTCAACCTCGGTTACATCGCCTACAACGTGCGCCACAAGCCATTCGACCAGCTCGAAGTGCGCCAGGCGCTGGACATGGCGGTGAACAAACAAAGCATTCTCAACGCCGTTTACCAAGGCGCCGGTCAACTGGCGCAAAACGCCATGCCGCCGACCCAATGGTCCTACGACGAGACCATTAAAGACGCCGCCTACAACCCGGAAAAAGCCAAGGAACTGCTCAAGGCTGCCGGCGTGAAAGAAGGCACCGAAATTACCCTGTGGGCGATGCCGGTTCAGCGTCCCTACAACCCCAACGCCAAGTTGATGGCCGAGATGCTCCAGGCTGACTGGGCGAAGATCGGTCTCAAAGTGAAGATCGTCAGCTACGAATGGGGCGAGTACATCAAGCGCACCAAGAATGGCGAGCACGACGTCAGCCTGATTGGCTGGACCGGTGACAATGGGGACCCGGACAACTGGCTCGGCACGCTTTACAGCTGCGACGCCATTGGCGGCAACAACTACTCCCAATGGTGTGATCCGGCTTACGACAAGCTGATCAAGCAGGCCAAGGTCGTCACCGACCGTGACCAGCGCACCGTGCTTTACAAACAGGCTCAGCAGTTGCTCAAGCAGCAAGTGCCGATCACACCTGTCGCTCACTCGACGGTCAACCAGCCGTTAAGCGCCAAAGTCGAAGGATTCAAGGTGAGTCCTTTCGGCCGCAACGTGTTCTCGGGCGTCAGTATCGACAAATAA
- a CDS encoding ABC transporter substrate-binding protein has protein sequence MLKYAVIPFLVGASLLAAAPFAQAATNLVFCSEGSPAGFDPGQYTTGTDFDASAETMFNRLTQFERGGTAVIPGLATKWDISDDGLTYTFHLREGVKFHTTPYFKPTREFNADDVLFTFNRMINKDDPFRKAYPTEFPYFTDMGMDTNITKIDKVDDHTVKFTLKEVDAAFIQNMAMSFASVQSAEYAAQLLKEGKAADINQKPVGTGPFVFKSYQKDSNIRYTGNKDYWKPDDVKIDNLIFAITTDPSVRIQKLKKNECQITLFPRPADLKALKEDKTLKVPDQAGFNLGYIAYNVMDKIKGDDKPNPMAQLKVRQALDMAVNKQQIIDSVYQGAGQKAVNAMPPTQWSYDTTIVDAPYNPEKAKELLKEAGVKEGTEIVLWAMPVQRPYNPNAKLMAEMLQSDWAKIGIKAKIQSYEWGEYIKRSKGGENGAMLIGWSGDNGDPDNWLNVLFGCDSLQGNNFSKWCDKKFDGIVKEAKRTTDQGKRTELYKQAQHVLKDAVPMTPIAHSTVFQPMRNEVQDFKISPFGLNSFYGVSVSK, from the coding sequence ATGCTTAAATACGCGGTCATTCCGTTTTTAGTCGGCGCCAGCTTGTTAGCTGCCGCACCTTTCGCCCAAGCGGCGACTAACCTGGTGTTCTGCTCCGAAGGGAGCCCGGCCGGTTTTGATCCTGGTCAGTACACCACCGGAACCGACTTCGACGCCTCTGCCGAAACCATGTTCAACCGTCTGACTCAGTTCGAGCGCGGCGGCACCGCCGTTATTCCTGGTCTGGCGACCAAGTGGGACATCTCCGATGATGGCCTGACTTACACCTTCCACCTGCGTGAAGGCGTCAAGTTCCACACTACCCCGTACTTCAAGCCGACTCGCGAGTTCAACGCCGACGACGTGCTGTTCACCTTTAATCGCATGATTAACAAGGATGATCCGTTCCGTAAGGCGTACCCGACCGAATTCCCGTACTTCACCGACATGGGGATGGACACCAACATCACCAAGATCGATAAAGTCGACGACCACACCGTCAAGTTCACCCTCAAAGAAGTAGATGCCGCGTTCATCCAGAACATGGCCATGAGCTTCGCCTCGGTGCAGTCCGCCGAGTACGCAGCCCAGCTGCTCAAGGAAGGCAAAGCCGCCGACATCAACCAGAAGCCGGTCGGCACTGGTCCGTTCGTGTTCAAGAGCTACCAGAAAGACTCCAACATCCGCTACACCGGGAACAAGGACTACTGGAAGCCTGACGACGTCAAGATCGACAACCTGATCTTCGCCATCACCACCGACCCGTCGGTGCGTATCCAGAAGCTGAAGAAGAACGAGTGCCAGATCACTCTGTTCCCGCGTCCGGCCGACCTGAAGGCGCTGAAAGAAGACAAAACCCTGAAGGTGCCTGACCAGGCTGGTTTCAACCTGGGTTACATCGCCTACAACGTGATGGACAAGATCAAGGGTGACGACAAGCCGAACCCGATGGCCCAACTGAAAGTGCGTCAGGCACTGGACATGGCCGTCAACAAACAACAGATCATCGACTCGGTTTACCAGGGTGCAGGTCAAAAGGCCGTCAACGCCATGCCGCCGACCCAGTGGTCTTACGACACCACCATCGTGGATGCTCCGTACAACCCTGAGAAAGCCAAGGAGCTGCTCAAGGAAGCCGGTGTGAAGGAAGGCACCGAAATCGTTCTATGGGCAATGCCGGTGCAGCGTCCGTACAACCCGAACGCCAAGCTGATGGCAGAAATGCTGCAGTCCGACTGGGCGAAGATCGGTATCAAGGCCAAAATCCAGAGCTACGAATGGGGCGAGTACATCAAGCGCTCCAAAGGCGGCGAAAACGGCGCGATGCTGATTGGCTGGAGCGGCGACAACGGTGACCCGGACAACTGGCTGAACGTGCTGTTCGGCTGCGACTCGCTGCAAGGCAACAACTTCTCCAAGTGGTGCGACAAGAAGTTCGACGGCATCGTCAAAGAAGCCAAGCGCACGACCGACCAGGGCAAGCGCACCGAACTGTACAAGCAGGCGCAACACGTCCTCAAAGACGCTGTTCCAATGACACCTATCGCTCACTCGACGGTGTTCCAACCCATGCGCAACGAAGTGCAGGATTTCAAGATCAGCCCATTCGGCTTGAACTCCTTCTACGGCGTTAGCGTCAGCAAATAA
- a CDS encoding ABC transporter substrate-binding protein → MERTTVKPLLLALALATTAPFAQAATTLVYCSEASPAGFDPSQYTSGTDFDASAETVFNRLTQFKRGGTEVEPGLATNWDVSKDGLTYTFHLRDGVKLHTTDYFTPTRDFNADDVLFTFQRLLDPENAFRKAYPAESPYFTDMDLNKTIKSVDKIDEHTVRFSLNNIDAAFIQNLAMSFASVQSAEYGAQLLKEGKAADINQKPVGTGPFVFKRYQKDSQIRYVANKAYWKPEDVKIDNLVFSITPDAAVRLQKLKAGECQVSGYPRPADIEVMEKDPNLRVLKQAGFNLGFLAYNVTHPPLDQLKVRQALDMAIDKPAIIKAVYQSAGQLAQNALPPAQWSYDPSIKDAPHDPTKARALLKEAGVAPGTTINLWAMTVQRASNPNARMSAQMIQQDWEKVGIKANIVSYEWGEYIKRAKNGEHDAMIYGWTGDNGDPDNWLGVLYSCAAVKGSNYTKWCDPAYDKLVQQAKVSTDKQQRVKLYQQAQQILKQQVPITPIANSTVFQPLRKEVTDFKISPFGLTPFYGVGINK, encoded by the coding sequence ATGGAAAGAACCACCGTCAAACCACTCCTGCTCGCCCTAGCCCTCGCAACAACCGCCCCATTCGCACAAGCCGCCACCACCCTGGTCTACTGCTCCGAAGCCAGCCCTGCCGGCTTCGACCCCAGCCAATACACCAGCGGCACCGACTTCGACGCCTCGGCCGAAACCGTCTTCAACCGCCTCACCCAATTCAAACGCGGCGGCACCGAAGTCGAACCCGGGCTGGCGACAAACTGGGACGTGTCAAAAGACGGCCTCACCTACACCTTCCACCTGCGCGACGGCGTGAAACTCCACACCACCGACTACTTCACCCCGACCCGCGACTTCAACGCCGACGACGTGCTGTTCACCTTCCAGCGCCTGCTCGACCCGGAGAATGCGTTCCGCAAAGCCTATCCCGCCGAGTCCCCGTACTTCACCGACATGGACCTGAACAAAACGATCAAGAGCGTCGACAAAATCGACGAACACACCGTGCGCTTCAGCCTGAACAACATCGACGCCGCCTTCATCCAGAACCTGGCGATGAGTTTCGCTTCGGTGCAATCCGCCGAGTACGGCGCGCAACTGCTAAAAGAAGGCAAAGCCGCCGACATCAACCAGAAACCCGTCGGCACCGGCCCGTTCGTGTTCAAGCGTTATCAAAAGGACTCGCAGATCCGCTACGTCGCCAACAAGGCGTACTGGAAACCCGAGGATGTGAAAATTGACAACCTGGTGTTCTCGATCACCCCGGACGCCGCCGTGCGCTTGCAGAAACTCAAGGCCGGCGAGTGCCAAGTCAGCGGTTACCCGCGCCCGGCCGACATCGAGGTGATGGAGAAAGACCCGAACCTGCGCGTGCTCAAGCAGGCCGGGTTCAACCTCGGTTTCCTGGCCTACAACGTGACACACCCGCCGCTGGACCAGCTCAAGGTGCGTCAGGCCCTGGACATGGCGATCGACAAACCGGCGATCATCAAGGCTGTCTACCAGAGTGCCGGGCAACTGGCGCAAAACGCCTTGCCACCGGCGCAATGGTCGTATGACCCAAGCATCAAGGATGCCCCCCACGACCCGACAAAAGCCCGGGCGCTACTGAAAGAAGCAGGGGTTGCACCCGGTACCACCATCAATTTGTGGGCCATGACCGTGCAACGTGCCTCCAACCCCAATGCGCGGATGTCGGCACAGATGATCCAGCAGGATTGGGAGAAGGTCGGCATCAAGGCCAACATCGTCAGCTATGAATGGGGCGAGTACATCAAGCGCGCCAAGAACGGCGAACACGACGCGATGATCTACGGCTGGACCGGCGACAACGGCGACCCCGACAACTGGCTCGGCGTGCTCTACAGCTGCGCGGCCGTGAAGGGCAGCAACTACACCAAGTGGTGCGACCCGGCCTACGACAAACTCGTCCAGCAAGCCAAGGTGTCCACGGACAAACAGCAGCGGGTGAAACTGTATCAACAGGCCCAACAAATCCTTAAGCAACAGGTGCCTATCACGCCGATCGCCAACTCGACGGTGTTCCAGCCGCTGCGCAAGGAAGTCACCGACTTCAAGATCAGCCCGTTCGGCCTCACACCCTTCTATGGTGTGGGTATAAATAAGTAA
- a CDS encoding SIMPL domain-containing protein (The SIMPL domain is named for its presence in mouse protein SIMPL (signalling molecule that associates with mouse pelle-like kinase). Bacterial member BP26, from Brucella, was shown to assemble into a channel-like structure, while YggE from E. coli has been associated with resistance to oxidative stress.): protein MHTFRRSAALLALSVGTVASLPAMAADELHYNQISLRAEVSQEVARDLMIVTLYTEEQNTDPAKLAADVSTTMNKALAQAKQVKDITLRQGSRNSYPIYDTKGQKITGWRERAELRLESSDFAALSKLTGELLTDLKMGGMDFAIATPTRKASEDALLKDAVTAFKARAQLATDALGGKGYKIVNLNLNSNGYPQPYMRGPMMMKAASMDAAPVTPEVEAGTSQVSMTADGSIEVLMP, encoded by the coding sequence ATGCACACTTTCCGCCGCAGCGCCGCCCTTCTCGCCCTCAGCGTTGGCACCGTCGCCAGCCTCCCGGCCATGGCCGCCGACGAGCTGCATTACAACCAGATTTCCCTGCGCGCCGAAGTCAGTCAGGAAGTTGCCCGCGACCTGATGATCGTGACCCTCTACACCGAAGAACAAAACACCGACCCGGCCAAACTCGCGGCCGACGTCAGCACCACCATGAACAAAGCGCTGGCCCAGGCCAAGCAAGTCAAAGACATCACCCTGCGCCAGGGCAGCCGCAACAGCTACCCGATCTACGACACCAAGGGCCAGAAAATCACTGGCTGGCGCGAACGCGCCGAACTGCGCCTGGAAAGCTCCGACTTCGCCGCCCTGTCGAAACTGACCGGCGAACTGCTCACCGACCTGAAAATGGGCGGCATGGACTTCGCCATCGCCACGCCAACCCGCAAGGCCAGCGAAGACGCCCTGCTCAAAGACGCCGTGACCGCCTTCAAAGCCCGAGCACAACTGGCCACCGACGCGCTGGGCGGCAAGGGTTACAAAATCGTCAACCTGAACCTGAACAGCAACGGTTATCCACAACCGTACATGCGTGGGCCGATGATGATGAAAGCGGCCAGCATGGATGCCGCGCCGGTTACGCCGGAAGTTGAAGCCGGCACCAGCCAGGTCAGCATGACGGCGGATGGGTCGATTGAAGTATTGATGCCTTGA
- a CDS encoding ATP-binding protein, which translates to MLAPVQITSATRQNLWRLTFIRTLVLAAQAGSVGLAYWLDLLPLPWFQLAATLGCSMLLCAFTAIRLRTSWPVTELEYAVQLACDLFIHSALLYFSGGSTNPFVSYYLVPLTIAAVTLPWRYSVILSGIALAMYTLLLAGFYPLQTFPIARENLQVYGMWLSFALAAAVITFFAARMAEELRRQEELRAIRREEGLRDQQLLAVATEAAGAAHELGTPLATMSVLLKEMRRDHHDPMLQDDLSVLQDQVKLCKETLQQLVRAAEANRRLAVEMQDVTDWLDEALNRWHLMRPEASYRFQRLGQGTVPRMAPPPDLTQALLNLLNNAADACPEGLQVTLDWNAENLTISIRDHGAGVPLAIAEQIGKPFFTTKGKGFGLGLFLSKASVTRAGGSVKLYSHEEGGTLTELRLPRVARGDEHE; encoded by the coding sequence ATGCTCGCCCCCGTTCAAATCACTTCCGCAACTCGTCAGAATCTCTGGCGGCTGACGTTCATCCGCACATTGGTGTTGGCCGCTCAGGCCGGTTCCGTGGGCCTGGCCTACTGGCTCGACTTGCTGCCGCTGCCTTGGTTCCAACTGGCCGCGACCCTCGGTTGCTCTATGTTGCTGTGCGCGTTCACGGCGATTCGGCTGCGTACCTCCTGGCCGGTTACCGAGCTTGAATACGCCGTGCAACTGGCCTGCGACCTGTTTATCCACAGCGCCTTGCTGTATTTCTCCGGCGGCTCGACCAACCCCTTCGTCTCTTATTACCTGGTGCCGCTGACCATCGCCGCCGTGACGCTGCCATGGCGTTATTCGGTGATTCTGTCGGGCATCGCCCTGGCGATGTACACCTTGTTGCTGGCGGGTTTCTATCCGCTGCAAACTTTCCCGATTGCCCGGGAAAACCTGCAGGTCTACGGGATGTGGCTGAGCTTCGCCCTTGCCGCGGCGGTCATCACCTTCTTCGCCGCGCGCATGGCCGAAGAGCTGCGCCGGCAGGAGGAGCTACGGGCCATCCGTCGCGAAGAAGGCCTGCGTGATCAGCAATTGCTGGCCGTCGCGACCGAAGCCGCCGGTGCCGCCCATGAACTGGGCACGCCGCTGGCGACCATGAGCGTGCTGCTCAAGGAAATGCGCCGGGACCATCACGATCCGATGTTGCAGGACGACCTCAGCGTGCTGCAGGATCAGGTCAAACTCTGCAAAGAAACCTTGCAGCAACTGGTGCGCGCCGCCGAGGCCAATCGCCGCTTGGCGGTGGAGATGCAGGACGTCACCGATTGGCTCGACGAAGCGCTGAACCGCTGGCACTTGATGCGCCCGGAAGCCAGTTACCGCTTCCAGCGCCTGGGCCAAGGCACCGTGCCACGCATGGCGCCGCCGCCGGACCTGACCCAGGCGCTGCTGAATTTGTTGAACAACGCCGCTGACGCATGCCCCGAAGGGCTGCAAGTGACGCTGGACTGGAATGCCGAGAATTTGACCATCAGCATTCGCGACCACGGCGCCGGTGTGCCGCTGGCCATTGCCGAACAGATCGGCAAACCGTTTTTTACCACCAAGGGCAAAGGTTTCGGCCTGGGCCTGTTTTTGAGCAAGGCCAGCGTGACACGCGCCGGCGGCTCAGTGAAACTCTACAGTCATGAGGAAGGCGGTACGCTCACCGAGCTGCGCCTGCCCCGTGTCGCCCGAGGAGACGAACATGAGTGA
- a CDS encoding response regulator transcription factor, translated as MSEEIQVEGEELPHLLLVDDDATFTRVMARAMARRGFRVSTAGSAEEGLTIAQADIPDYAALDLKMDGDSGLVLLPKLLELDPEMRVVILTGYSSIATAVEAIKRGACNYLCKPADADDVLAALLSEHADLDSLVPENPMSVDRLQWEHIQRVLTEHEGNISATARALGMHRRTLQRKLQKRPVRR; from the coding sequence ATGAGTGAAGAGATCCAAGTCGAAGGCGAAGAACTGCCGCATTTGCTGCTGGTAGATGACGACGCCACGTTCACCCGCGTGATGGCGCGCGCCATGGCTCGCCGTGGTTTTCGCGTCAGCACCGCCGGCTCCGCCGAAGAAGGCCTGACCATCGCCCAGGCCGATATCCCGGATTACGCCGCGCTGGACCTGAAAATGGACGGCGATTCCGGCCTGGTGTTGCTGCCAAAACTGCTCGAACTCGACCCGGAAATGCGCGTGGTGATCCTCACCGGTTACTCGAGCATTGCCACCGCTGTCGAAGCGATCAAGCGCGGTGCCTGCAACTACCTGTGCAAACCGGCGGATGCCGATGATGTCCTTGCTGCGCTGCTCTCCGAGCACGCCGACCTCGACTCCCTGGTGCCGGAAAACCCGATGTCAGTGGACCGTTTGCAGTGGGAACACATCCAGCGCGTGTTGACCGAACACGAAGGCAACATCTCCGCCACTGCCCGCGCCCTGGGCATGCACCGCCGTACGCTGCAGCGCAAACTGCAAAAGCGTCCCGTTCGTCGCTGA
- a CDS encoding ABC transporter ATP-binding protein/permease — MNQNAEYSAVNDAVRGQFFRKVWAMITPYWQSEEKVKAWTLLIAVIALSLISVGLSVWFNTWYKDFYNALQKKDEAAFWQLILYFCGIAAVAIIGAVYRLYLTQMLTIRWRAWLTEKHFARWLGNKNYYQLEQGGYTDNPDQRISEDLNNFTSNTLELGIGLLRNIVSLVSFSIILWGVSGSIEVFGFTIPGYMFWCVLVYAVIGSWLTHLIGRRLIGLNNQQQRFEADLRFSMVRVRENAETIALYNGEPNENRRLSHRFGLVWHNFWDIMKVSKRLTFFTAGYQQAAIIFPFMVAAPRYFAGKIELGDLMQISSAFGNVQESFSWFISAYQNLASWRATCDRLLSFRQAMTDNEERAPAIDVQNQGNGLKIHNLGLDLADGRHLLTNADMTVEEGERVMLSGRSGSGKSTLLRAMGHLWPTGHGSIRLPAARYLFLPQKPYLPIGTLREVLSYPQPGETYPQERYVHVLETCRLPHLVSRLDEANHWQRMLSPGEQQRLAFARALLYAPQWLYMDEATSAMDEEDEASLYQALIDEIPGLSIVSVGHRSSLKRFHPRHVRIDNGHLVDQTVTA, encoded by the coding sequence ATGAATCAGAACGCTGAATATTCCGCGGTCAACGATGCCGTGCGCGGGCAGTTTTTTCGCAAAGTCTGGGCGATGATCACGCCTTATTGGCAAAGCGAAGAGAAGGTCAAGGCCTGGACACTACTGATCGCGGTGATCGCGTTGTCGTTGATCAGCGTGGGGCTCTCGGTGTGGTTCAACACCTGGTACAAGGACTTCTACAACGCTCTGCAGAAGAAGGACGAAGCCGCGTTCTGGCAGCTGATTCTGTATTTCTGCGGGATTGCGGCGGTGGCGATCATCGGTGCCGTTTACCGGCTCTATCTGACGCAGATGCTGACCATTCGCTGGCGTGCCTGGCTCACGGAAAAGCATTTCGCCCGCTGGCTCGGCAACAAGAATTACTACCAGCTGGAGCAGGGCGGTTACACCGATAACCCGGACCAGCGGATTTCCGAAGACCTCAACAACTTCACCTCCAATACCCTGGAGCTGGGCATCGGTTTGCTGCGCAACATTGTCAGCCTGGTGTCGTTCTCGATCATTCTGTGGGGCGTGTCGGGCAGTATCGAAGTGTTCGGTTTTACCATTCCCGGCTACATGTTCTGGTGTGTGCTGGTGTATGCCGTGATCGGTAGCTGGCTGACGCATCTGATCGGTCGTCGCCTGATCGGCCTGAACAACCAACAACAACGCTTTGAAGCCGACCTGCGTTTCTCCATGGTACGGGTTCGCGAAAATGCCGAGACCATTGCGCTGTACAACGGCGAACCCAATGAAAATCGTCGCTTGAGCCACCGCTTCGGGCTGGTCTGGCACAACTTCTGGGACATCATGAAGGTGTCCAAGCGTCTGACGTTCTTTACTGCGGGTTACCAACAGGCCGCCATCATCTTTCCGTTCATGGTCGCCGCCCCACGTTATTTCGCTGGCAAGATCGAACTCGGTGATCTGATGCAAATCAGTTCGGCGTTCGGCAATGTGCAGGAGAGCTTCAGCTGGTTTATCAGTGCGTACCAGAACCTCGCCTCATGGCGTGCCACTTGTGATCGTCTGCTGAGTTTCCGTCAGGCCATGACCGACAACGAAGAGCGCGCGCCGGCCATCGACGTACAGAATCAGGGTAATGGGTTGAAGATTCACAACCTGGGCCTCGATCTGGCGGATGGTCGGCATTTGCTGACCAATGCCGACATGACCGTGGAGGAGGGCGAGCGCGTGATGCTCAGCGGCCGTTCCGGCAGCGGCAAGTCCACGTTGCTGCGAGCGATGGGGCATTTGTGGCCAACAGGCCATGGCAGCATTCGTCTGCCGGCGGCGCGCTATTTGTTCCTGCCGCAAAAGCCTTATCTGCCGATTGGCACGCTGCGCGAGGTGTTGAGTTATCCACAGCCTGGCGAGACCTATCCGCAGGAACGCTACGTTCATGTGCTGGAAACCTGTCGTTTGCCACACCTGGTTTCGCGCCTGGATGAAGCGAATCACTGGCAACGCATGCTTTCGCCGGGTGAACAGCAACGTCTGGCCTTTGCCCGTGCGCTGCTTTATGCACCGCAATGGCTGTACATGGACGAAGCGACTTCGGCGATGGATGAAGAGGATGAAGCTTCGCTGTATCAGGCGTTGATCGATGAGATTCCGGGGCTCAGCATCGTCAGCGTCGGGCATCGCAGCAGCCTGAAACGCTTCCATCCACGGCATGTGCGCATCGACAACGGCCATCTGGTGGATCAGACCGTAACCGCATAA
- a CDS encoding FadR/GntR family transcriptional regulator, whose translation MENPIDAPRLPRKRRSLAQELVTVLSEQIRDGHLKRGDKLPTESAIMDAHGVSRTVVREAISRLQAAGQVETRHGIGTFVLDTPSPSGFRIDPATVVTLRDVLAILELRISLEVESAGLAAQRRSPEQLALMRAALDALNESAAHASDAVASDFQFHLQIALSTGNRYFTDIMTHLGTSIIPRTRLNSARLAHDDQQHYMSRLSREHEEIYDAIARQDSDAARAAMRLHLTNSRERLRHAHEEAEAQRG comes from the coding sequence ATGGAAAACCCGATCGACGCACCACGCCTCCCTCGCAAGCGCCGCAGCCTCGCACAGGAATTGGTGACGGTGCTGTCCGAGCAGATCCGCGATGGTCACCTCAAGCGCGGCGACAAATTGCCCACCGAGTCGGCGATCATGGATGCCCATGGCGTCAGCCGCACCGTGGTGCGCGAGGCGATTTCCCGTTTGCAGGCGGCCGGGCAGGTGGAAACCCGCCACGGCATCGGCACCTTCGTGCTCGATACACCGAGCCCGAGCGGTTTCCGTATCGACCCGGCGACGGTGGTGACGCTGCGTGATGTGCTGGCGATTCTGGAGCTGCGTATCAGCCTCGAAGTGGAGTCCGCGGGGCTTGCTGCGCAACGTCGCAGCCCTGAGCAGTTGGCGTTGATGCGCGCCGCCCTGGACGCCTTGAACGAAAGCGCGGCCCACGCCAGCGATGCCGTGGCCTCGGACTTCCAGTTCCACCTGCAAATCGCGCTGTCGACCGGCAACCGCTACTTCACCGACATCATGACCCACCTGGGCACCAGCATCATTCCGCGCACGCGCCTGAACTCGGCACGCCTGGCCCATGACGACCAACAGCACTACATGAGTCGCCTGAGCCGTGAGCACGAAGAGATTTACGATGCGATTGCACGCCAGGATTCCGATGCGGCGCGGGCGGCGATGCGCTTGCATCTGACGAACAGCCGCGAGCGGTTGCGTCATGCGCATGAAGAGGCTGAGGCGCAGCGGGGTTAA